The Phoenix dactylifera cultivar Barhee BC4 chromosome 12, palm_55x_up_171113_PBpolish2nd_filt_p, whole genome shotgun sequence genome includes the window TAAAATTGATAATCATATTCTATGTAAATTAGAATTCTTATACATTATATGCTTGATCCAAGCAGCTTACTATGCTATCAGGTCACTTTTCATTGTTTATCTCTTTTTAGATGCTGAGGAGTAGCTTGCACAAGGTCAAGGGTAGTGTGTTGGAGAGTTAGGATCGAAGTGGTTTCATATAGATTTACCAACAATTATGGCATAATTGTGGTGTATGAACttggaaatatatataatatgatgTCTCTAGTCTACTTTAATTCAATCTCATGAAGTTTGATGTTAGAatttgatattgatgatagaaatgcCTTATGTTATACCAGTGCCTgctaaattaatataaaattacTGTATGTTTTTTCGGGCAAGCCTTGCATGTCCTATAAGGGTCAACCCTATGGTGCATGCAGTCATCTGTCCTGTGCCCAGTCGTTCAAGTGGGTCGAGAGCATGACAATAACTATtgataaaaatcaaaatttataagAAAGTTTTGCTATTATGTTTATGATTTTGCCTAAGAAACATATGATCAACCATAGGTTCATATTTCCATTCCTTGCCACGTAGGTATAACTATTGGCAAAGACCCAAATTTATTGGAAAGTATGCTATGTTTGCATGTTTTGCCTCAGGAACATATGATCACAATAGTAGATTGGTAGTTTTAAACTCATAAGAAATGCATACTTTTCATGTAATTGGATAATAAAGCACAATCCTTGAAGATGTACCACTTGTGTCCTCTAATACCTAACAATGATAGTACGTAAGATGGTTTACTATTGATTCATCCACCGAGTCATgatgattttgatgatgatcaCGAGTTGGTTAGGTAGTCTACAATATGACATTCTAGTAAACGGTTGACCCCTCTCTAAAGGCTTATTTTCTCTCCCACAAGAAAAGCATAGGAGGTTTCCCAGTTGTgtttttatattcttttatgTTACATAATCTATCAAGACCATTACAAGAAAATAGAGTTTTAACGATGACtttgttaatgaaaaataatatctatttttaaaaataattttatacttaataaaaaaataattgtatCTAAAAAATTATGTAGATCTATAGTGACAAATTGTGGTCTCTAAGAAATTTCTAGTTTGTTGAGGATTTTCTTTTGCCATGATAAATATTGTCTAGAGTCAAAAATATAAATTGCCGCTAAATATTTAGGGAGGATAACTTAGGAGGCTACCTTTTTTGATGTTAGTTCATTGCGGTAATTATTTAGTGGGAAATTTGTAGTGTCATGGTGGAAGTTGTTATTGTTATGAGAAATGAATTAGGTGCTCACTTCTTAGAATAGATTGTTTAAATCAAAAAGCCAATCTAGGTGAAGCTTATGTTTGAAATTTGATACATCTTTCACATGTTGCTTTTGTTATGATCATTAATATAGCTAAAGGCTAACATTGATATAGTGAAAGTAAGCTTCAAGAACCTAGGACAAGTAGCACTCTTGAACAAGGAAACTCAAAAGCCTACCTAGGATTCCTCGCTTCAAAACTTAAAAGAAAGTGTTGATAGGTTACTAGACAAATAATGGTGCTACCAAACCATTTCTACCCCAAAAAATATATGATTTGTGTTACATCATTGAATTCAATAaatcttaaaatatttttatcttttatgcTCTTAGAAAGGTGCAAGTTTTGTTTGAAGGAAATCTCAAACTGAATGCCAATGTGTTCCTAATCTGGGTTGTAAGGTTGACCCTTTTTCTATGAAATATTTGGGTCTACCTTCGAGACCAAATAagttacattaaaaaaaattgaatgccAATGATTATCGAGTGAAAAGAAGATTATCTGATTGGAAGGTCAATCTCTATCTAttgaggattttctgattcttatTCTATTTTGACTACCTTAACATTATGgtatttctatttatttctgACACCTAAATGGGTGATTAAGAGATTGATGCTATCAGAAGATCTTTATGTGGAAGCGAATTAAGCATCGCAATGGTGGCTATTGCCTGGTTTGCTAGAAGATCATTTGTAAATCCAACCTTCAAGATGGATTGGGTGTTAAAGACCTTATAAATTTCAATTTGGTGTTAGTGAGAAATTGGTGACAATATTGCTCCATGGACACATCTTGTTATGCATTTATACTACAGAGAAAGATTTCCTTTTGGTTCTTATTCTTTtattccaaatttttttggttTCTCAAATGGAACTATAAAAGCCAAGGAATCTTTCACTTCTAGTATTTCTTTCTCCCTTGGTTCTAGTGCTACAATTACATTCTAGAAGGATAGAGGATTAAATGTTGTTTCTCTTGCTAATGATTTTTCTAGGTTGTTTGAGATTACTCAAAACTCAAATATGGTTGGAGAGAAATGTGTAATTCTTATCCAACCAGAAGAAGGCCTTGATATACAAGTTGTCATCTACATCTCAATAATTATTCCATATTGGACTAAACTTTACATGGGATCCTCAAGATTTCCCCCCTTCGTGTATGAGCTAATTTCGACCCTCCTTCAAGTTTAttcacatgtgagctaatttcAACCCCCCTTCCCCTTGTCTAATCTATTATTCTCTGATCAAGCTCCATGCACAACTATTTTTCTAAGTGCATCACATCTTACCTCTCCAACCCATGTGCCCACTCTCCAAGAGCCAAACTTTACCAGAATATATACCACTCAAGCCCAAGAGTACTACCACACTTCACTAAAATGTATTACAGCTCAAGCCTAAAAGCCACCCGCTCTCCAAGAGCTATGTTTCATTACACCCCTACATGTGTTTGCTCATCCAAAAAACTATACTTGAGCCCCAGGCTCAAGCCTAATGCCTTGCTCCATCAAGTTTAGTAGCCCACTTCCCAAGTACCATACTTTACCATGGTATATTACCACTCAAGTCCAAGAGTGCCACACTTCACCATAACATATTACCACTCAAGCTTAAGAGTCACCTGCTTTTCAAGAGTTACCTATTTCACCAAACCAATTCAACAAACCTTGACCAATATAATTTGATTCAACCAGCCTGCATATTACTATTCTTCATTAAAGCCACCAATTATGAAAGATGGCTTTATAACTCTTTGAGTTGCCCAGATTGTCAGCCATTAGTATTGATACCACTTGTAGGATAGGGAATTCAAGTCCAACCAAAAGAAGGCCTTGGTATACAAATTGGAAATTGATTCAacttaaaagcttaaactaCTGAGTTTTGGGCTCAATCATCTATATCAATCCATCTATCTCTCACTAATTATGCCATATAGGAACTAAACCTCACATATGATCCTCAATAAATACTATTATCAGATCTTTTGGCTCTTGGCTAATGGTAATTTTTAAAGTTACCTTCTTTTAAAAGATCAACGGACTCTTCTCTTCTTCAAGATTTTGTTTAGCTCTTATCTATCTTGTAAGATAGTTCAATATCTTCCTCGCCAAAAGGGGTTATTTAGAGATGGTCATTATTAGGGTTTTTTCAATTAGCTCCttgtatcttttttttaaaaaagaaaatttagttGAATTTTTTGTTGATGGCTTCCCTTGTATCTAGTTATCTGCTTCTCCTTTAAAGGTGAAAATTCATATTGTCCTTGTTACAAGGAATAAACTCCTTATTTCTGACATTTGCTTAAAAGCAATTGGTCGGCTTGCGATGTTTGTTTTTTATGTAGTTCTTTCCTAGGGTATGCATTTCATCTATTCTATAGCTACACTTTTGCTTGGTAGATTTGATGTTTTTTGCTCATTAACTTGGAATTTTGGGTGGCCAAATTTTTTATAGTCTACCTGGCCTAGTTGAAGAAGATCTCTTATTTACAATGACTACAGGAAATGATGGGATTATTTATTCTACCTATTTTGTATCTAGCAGGGAAGAACATACCAACATGATTTTTGGAGTGATGCTTTATTTGTGGTTGGAATCTCTTGCTTTTTCTAAATACGTCCATGTTAACACATGATGTTTTCGCTGATTGTATTTTGAACTTCATTTCAATATTCACGAaatgaattgatgggcccaaaaaaaaattacaactaTGGAAAGGAAAGACATCCTTTGTGTTGGAATAGGTTGTAGTTATAGTTTTGAGGACTAATCATTCCAAACATCAAGAAAAAGGTAGCTAAAAGTAGGGTCTGTCATCAATTGACCCAAGTAGTATGAGCTTGGCTTGGAATAACTTCAAACTAGACTTAGTTTGGATGTGATTGAGCTGATGTTTCATAAGCTAAAAGTTAATTTTTAGCTGATCTGAAATAAAAGACCAACATAATAAGGTTCAGTTAGATAAGGATCAAAACTGGttagtatattataatatactatTTAGTATATAGTTGACTGGTTGATTTAATCCAAAAACCAACTTTTGGTTTGGTTAGCATAAAATCAATCATGAATCAAATTTGGGCTGAGCTCGATGAAAGCTTGATTTGActtgaattaaaaaaattaataaagttTATCAAACTGAACAAAACAAGCTCAAGTTTCACTCAGTCTGAAACTAAACTAAATTATACTTGATTAGTTCACAGACAAGCATATCTTTGTACGCAAACTTATGTTCAAACTGAGCTTGATCAGACCCAAAGTTGATTAAACTTAGCTCAATTTACACCCTTAGCCATAAAAATGTAATAGTTTAGGTTATGTTTAAGGATGTCATGGTCACACAATTTAAGCACTTGCCAAGAAACTTTCCTTTTATGTGTTTACTTTTGAAGGTGAGAACTTGTctcgttttatttttaatacaaTACTTACAATCAAGGTATTAACAACACCGTAATCCAATGATAACAAGCCTCCCTTGAAACTGCTATGGACAATTATAGCAGGCCATTACTATGAATTAGACAATTTGTTGTTGTTTTGCTTAACcttttttaaattcaaattgtCCTAAATTTCTTTACAACTAAAGTTGCAAATAGGCCACATCAGATCGGGGCATATTGACACTAACCCTACCCAATTCcatctttagtttttgattttgGACAAGGATCCAACTTGATCGGTTCTAGACTAGATTTGGCTTTGTAGTTTAGGTCaaacaaatatatattattttataagtaaaatttaataattcataattaaatatgaaataattaattaaaagtttttaataaaactaaaaaataaCTGGAACATAACTTGTTGCTTGCTCAGGGTCGGTCGGAATCACACACTGGAATTCCTCTATCGAAGGTTGCTGCACGGAAGTAAGTTGAGTAGATTGATCGAAAGAGTCAATCGGATACGATGGCAAATCAGTGGGTATCCAATTGGTGTTCAGTCAGGGGTATGTGATTGATTTAAAAGAAATGCACTGCAGGGACAGGTTATGAAATATCTGGACCGTTAGGGACAGGAAGAGATGAAGAAACTGATAGAAGTGGAATTCATCACCCCCATCCATTATCCGGATTGGTTGGCGAATGTAGTACCGGTTAGCGGGGGAAATGGAGGGAACAGGGTATGCATAGATTTCGGAGATTCGAACAAATTGGTTGGCACAAGTTTTCAAACTATTATTTTTAAAGATAAATATTACttgaaaatattataataagaaTCCTTCAAAACAAAATGaatgtttaaatataattaagtaAAAGTTGTGAGGAGAGATGGAGTTGTTGAGACGATCAAAGATAGATTAGTTAAATTAGGTTTATTCATCATATTGAAAAGACATTTAGTGTGAAAGAGAAGGGGTTTTATAAAACTCAAGCCGTAGGGTTGTGCTAGATCAAGTTTGAGTCTGATCAAGTCCGTATTTTGTTGACCCAAATTAGATCTAGATATTCTAtagattgggtttggtcaagCCAGAAAATACAAAATCCAAACTCGGATCAACTGCCAAATTGGTCCAATTTTTAATTCACCAGCTCTATTTGGTTCGTATCATGGGTTAACCCAATCCATTTGGAACCTAGCAAAAATTGAGTATATCCAATGAAGTCCATATCACAAAGATCATATACATAAATTGCTTTAGAATTTCCCCCTTGTAGGCTGGTTATCTGAATCTTTAACTTAACTACTTGCATTTCCTATATTACTAATTATGTAATCCTCTTTTACATTCACGATTGATTAATTAATGAATGCCATTGATTATCATCATTCCTTTTTGGAGCTATAAAAACATAATTTCTTCGTTGAAGAGCTATAGAAAAGTTTATTacaatgtaccaaaaaaaaggggTTTCACAAAATTCCTTCAAAACAAAATTCTATTTAAAATCATTAGAATAAATCATCATATCTGATATATTTGATTGGAGGTAGAATAGCATCCTCTCCTTCAAAGGCGAGGACACTTAACCTGGTACGATCACCTCCTCATTTCGACATTTTAATTTGGAACTTCTAGTGTTCCTAGAAATGTTACCATTCTTAGTCTAGCTTCTCCAAGCATTTGAAAATTGTAAGGATTTAACAAAGCCAATCTCCTCGTAGGTGTTTTTTGTTTAATTCTTCTGCATTGATCAGTATTTAGAAAATTAAGGGAACAACCACTTGGAAGTGCTAATTCTATACATGGAAAACTCTTATATAAACAAAAACATTTACAGAAGGAATGTGACTATGAAGATCGCTAAGCTCGGAAAGATGCACCTTAATACCATCACATTATAAAGCTTCCAAATGCATCTCTTTCAACATGGAAGTTGCAAATAaaatgaattttatcttttccgcACTGTCTTTGATTattgacaaatatttttaaaaaatttatatcagaAGCATagatttagaagaaaaaatctatattttttatttaataaatccATATGAATCATATGCCACAAGTAATCAGCGAGGTTAAGAATATGCATAAAGAATAAAGTACTTGAATGGATAAACATCACACAGGAGAAATGTTGCTATAAATGAATGTTGGTGAAGCTCTGGCGCCACTAAAGTTATCTGAAGATAATTTCATGAAAATGATTTGGAATGTTTAGGAACATGTAAGGCAGTCATAAATTTAGTCACTGTGGAAATTTAATGATTTGCTGCACAAGTCTCCATAACATCGAAAGACCATACAAACACTTAACTTATATGGCTTTCCCATGGCAGATGAAGCATGAAGCGTTCATATGAATCTTGACATACTTTATGTAGCATGGTTGTAGGAAAAATTGTGAGATGCTTCTTTAATTTCATATCCGCGAGTCCATAAGTCTTATCATGCATTTACAAGCACGcatgaattttttttggctttccgTATCTTAAAAGGAAATGAAGTATTCTGTTGTCCGCCAACAAGGATCAAGTAGAGGGGGACAAGAAATGACAGACTGCAGACTCAAAGCATGTATGCGTGCGAGCCACCCTTAACTAGCTCACTCCGTTTTAATGCCAATATTATCTATAGTATTGCAAAATAAGTCTCAATTTAGTTCACATATAGTCCATGTTTAAGGCATCAATAAAAACATATAGTTACATATTTGTGTTGATAGAAGATgataaatggaaaaaaaataggaggaatcttttttaaaaataggaTGGAATTAAATGATACAAATTATGGATCTCTTAAAAGGCAGGGCAGTATTGAGAGAGCAAACTGTTTCGTTTCAGTTGTTTGACCCTCTCTCGGATTCAGAAAGCAACGAGAAAACCGCTGTCACAACAAAAACTTTTGCTATACACTTTGTAATGCCAACAGAAATAAATAGTGATTTTTTTGTGTGGTTGTGGTTGaattaagaaagaaggagagagagggaaataATCATTGTTTATGTAATAAACGATTGGCGAGAACCCAATTCATCAAAGAAAGAACCACAACTGATATTACTGTATCATTTTTTGTGTGTGAAGAAAAAGAATTCAGATCAGGTTCTACTACTTATAAGCACTCATATGCAACACCTTATTGGCTCTTATTACTCTAAAACAACTtttaaaggaaaaacaaaataaGCTAGACAAATAAATTGCTATATCTAACAATTATTTGGGAGCTATTCAAAACTACAATCTTCCAACCTCATATTAATCCAAATAAAAACCAAAGAAACTAAAAAAAcgtacacacacacataaacaAAAAGATCAATGTGCAAACATCACTGCATCTACACACAAAAAGCAAGGGGCAAAAAGCGTCCAAACTTCATGCACAGAACATATGCATCTAAACGACCATAAACATGAGATACATTCAATGAGCTACATAGAATTGTCTGTTAAACATAGAGAAAAACAGCTAGTACGCCAACCTTCAGAGAGTGCACCACACGCGAAGATCACACTGACCTTCACATTATAACTAGAAAGGACTCTTACGTGCAAACAAAATACCTAATTAAGCACTGATAATGGTATCATACCGCTGCAAGAGCGAGCCTCTGCGACGGCCATGATCAGCTCATGGCGGCCACCAGTCTCCCCGGCCGGCATCGTGAGATGCGCATGGAGGTGGACTGGGTGTCCCCCACTGACCGAATTCAAGTCGGGCCGGGCAATGGCAGCAGCTGTCGCGGGGGCCGGCAGCGACAAGTCATGGCCCTGCTGCGGTGGAGATGCccgctttcttctctttttctcataGGCTATCCCCCTTGCCTTGGCCTGGCTGTCCCTGACCTCCCTGAGGTACAGACGGACAGCCCGGGACCCGAAGGGGTTGACCTCCGGCTGGCCACCATTCTCCTCAAAGGCCGCACGGAGGCGGCCGATGAGTGCATCGAGGCTGCCCCAGGCCTGCCGGAGGGGACATGGGCATGGGGCCGGGGGCTGTGGGTTGCCGAAGAATGGGCATCCGATGGTGTGCACCTTGGTCTTGCCGAACTGGTCTAGGTAGCGGAGGAACTCGAGCACATGGGCGCCGCTGCACCGGGAGAGTGTAAGCGGCGGGCGGTGGTTCAGGAGGTACTGGCCAAAAGTGTTCCAGTCACGGCGCTTCTGGGACTCATACCGGCTCGGCCGCCCGCCGTAGGGGGCAGCTGAATTGGCCGAGCTGCTGGTCCTGGAGATCGCTCCGGCGCACAACATACTTTGATGGTTTTCCTTAACTTGAGCACCGGttgctgttgctgctgctgctgctgctgatggAGGCTTCTGCTAACAATTCAGCAATCCAAGACTTTGGGTTTGGGGCTGGTCCCTCTGGTCAATGAGAAATGAAAATTTATTCAGTGCAACCTATATATACCAAGAGAAAAAttgaatttataatttatttctttttaataacgCTGAGATCAGTCAACTATATCCTGAGCTAGAAAATGGGCTTTTGCTTAGATTTAAAGAAATCAATTTGCAACAAGAAAACAGAGAGGCTTCCAGGCAGAAAagctaaagaaactaaagaaagaggagaaggtCTTGGGTTCTGGGATATTTCAGCGTTCAAAACTTAGGGTTTCAGGTTTCTTTCTCTGATCTAAGAGATCTCTTTAAGTGCAACCTTCCAAATAAAAACTGGGCTTCCCTTAGCTCAGATTACCTACTTTATTCCAAGTAAAATGGTTTTCTTCCGAAGGACTTTGTGAGCGTCtccataaataaaaagaaaaaaaaaacatttttaaaCACAAAAGCTAAAGGAAAAAAGCTCATCTGAATGGATCTAGGGAATTTAATTGTCAGCGACTACTAAAAAATAGGCTAGGCTTTCCGACCCCAAAATCTCTCCATAGTTTCCAAGCTGAGGTGGTCTTCTTTGGTGATccgtatatatatctatatatgaaGGAAGAAAGCAAGGCTTTTATGGTACTTACTTGATATCCATACATGGgacagaagaaaagaagatcaaATCATGAATCTCCAAAGCCCTTCCATTCTTTTGGGTGTAAATAGGAACTGGGTACAAATCAAACCAAACAAAGAGATTGGTCAGAATAGGATGGATAAGACCTTTCCTGGAGTGAGGAAGAAACGAGCGCAGAAAAGATGGGGAGATACGGAGATGGTGGGGAAAGGGAAGCGCAATAAAGAGCTGGTAAGTGCTGTAGACGATGTGGGATGAAGAAAGGCTCAAGGTATGAGgtcttcaaaagcttcaagtttTTGGGGCTAAAGAGGATGTGGGTGCAAGTCTACAAGACAAGACCTAGAAGCAATAGGAGGGGCGAGGAGGGGAACCAAAAAGAGGTGGATAATGAAAGCAAAAACGGCATGGACTAAATAGAGGGAGAGAGtaccaaaggaaaaaaagaaaaaaaaaacggaagataaaatatgtaaaaatcgAAAGAGATACGATAAATAAGAGGTTATATAATTCACTATGTATTTATTGCATCAAATGATAGAAAGAAActtgaaaattaagttgaaaaGAGTTAGAAGCGTAGGGAAGAATGAAAAGTAGAGTAAGAAAAAGGCCAAGGAGTTGGGAAGTGAAAGGACTGCTATGGACAGTATTTGATTGATTTTTTTGGGGGAGGTGAGCAGCGGAGAGGAGGGAAAAGAGAGCAGGGGAGAGGAAGGTGGGAGACAAAAGGGGGCCCCACCCGTGGGGGGGTGCGGGTTCTATCTTTCGCGACACGTAATGATTGATCTTCGTTCGCCACATCAGCCGTTGGATCATATCTCGCACATATATCAAAGCACTTCTAACCCTCTTCTTCGCCTGCTTGCACGGATTTCGTAGCGGCTATTGGACGATCCAACAGTGCATGGTGCAAAAAAAAGACGACTTTCACGCGAAAAAGTGTACGACTCGAACCCCCCTACGTGTGACGATTCGCTCCACGCACAACACAAAACGTCACTTCAGGATATTACGTCCTCTGCTTCCACGTTGCAGTTGCCTCATTTGCTCGGCCCACCTCATCCAAGTCTCCGGCTCCTTCTAATGCATCCATAATGCATTTGCTTAGCCTAAATTTTGTTCCTAATCATGCCCCTAAATAACAGCCATTAGCTGTTGTTACGATTAATTATTAGATATATAACATCTCCACTAAGTATAATTAGAAACAATGTTTAGATTTCATAATGGCCATATGTATGTTTCTGTCATACACCTAACTGGAcattcatatgttatgattacaATGAGGGAGTAATATAAAATACTGGCAAATGTCTCATTTTCTTTATTGTCCACATAGTTGCAATACACTAACATTCAGCATGTGCAACGAggagaatattttttaatgGATGGAGTGtttgtttctatttttactCAAGGAGAAGTGCATTTTGTTATAATAGTAAAGACTTTTTATATTGATAATCttacaaaatatataaaaatgttAATATGACGCATAAAAGTTGGACTTAGCTGTACTTGAGTGAATCTCCACTTAGATTCAATTACATCTATATTAGATAGGGATCCTAAATCAGTGATCTAAGCTTGTGAGCTACTATATATCTTTAAATTGCTTATAGacaaaaaatcatataatttggaGATTCCTAACATATGCAtcaagtaataaaaaaaaaaaattaatgttatttaaattgtttAATTTTTTGACTACTTGATCCATAGGCTAAGACTCTAATTCTAAATCATATGACTTTTGGTATGTAagtaatttaaagatagtagaaTATATCATATAGCTCGGATTATTCATGTAGGACTCCTATCATCCAATTTACATTGAACTAGATCTGAGTAAAAATCTACTTGAGTGTAGCTAAGTCTGGCtctaatattatattttgaaaatagaCATCTTTATGATAGCTAATGTTGTAATGGTTCTTATTTTGTTGTAATAAAATACAAACATATGCTAGATTTAGCAAATAATCATTATTATTTGCAAGATAACTATAAACTCAAGGTGTGttatgaaagtgaatcctaggttcttcggtgtttagcatgctgaatttttttttttttttgaaaaccatggctgaacctgatcgggttgcctacgtaccccttcataagggggatcaagccatacgtagttctttttaagttttaaaacgcagcgaaaaaccaaatcaaacaatttaattcatgcatgcttacaagatcaaatctagaaatcagcaccttaacaacacataggattatgccggaatcgtttaaacaattatgctaaaacttttatgcatgattaactatcagatccgaaacttaagaactctattccaattaatctccgaatatccatcgaatggattctggagatatctccgtgaggagccccaaaagagggtaaaacctcggggaattggacctagaccttgacaccataataaatgattaatgctagattaataccttttattatggatgaaagttgtaaatctgattcttgacttcgcagccacgcacacgaatggcctctacgagaagtacacgcgaagtcctgaaggatcttcttccgcaacagtgctagcagctgcagaacacttgaaagctgaaatctgcccgccgggattcaatcaactcttgatcaatcgtcttgaagcagatagagatgaggtttgtaaggaaagtagaggactcagatctgatcttgaatcttctagatattcaccctgaaaaccctatctaaaatggagaagaagaggaggaggaggcgggtgaggaagaaggctgcaatggatgtgtttttggtgcccatgtttgaccccttttaatggcctccgaattttcattcaaaattcgaaatttattttcaaaaaacctcttttagttggcacatgcaaaggaataggaacaacccaaatcagatctcaaccaaatctgatttaaattcaaattttaaacacatgtgcaagagggaaggaatttgaaatccatgcggcaaggtaaaacacttcataatttcgaaatcacctcttgaaattcgaatttaatccattcaaaaactcagacgccaccttggctgatggtttgagtgattaaaatcatttaacacattgcttaatgtttgaatttaaattcaaataacaaacaatgtcgccatgtgtcaagcaatgggtccatgtgccatgcaataattttggtttatttaaaattcatgaaatccaattccatgtcaccaataattgccacatcatctgagcctaatccccttgggttgcacctaatcaaatttggtcaaacccgaattaaaacaaagcaatttggttgaacccaatctaatcaggtcagaccctgattgagctcaaattgaatccaattcaattttggctcatgcaaactcaatcaaattgaattattactttgtgttggacctaattcaattaggtcaatccccaattaagaacaaattaatttaaaattaatttgatcagcttaagtcctttttggttctgacctaatccaatcaggtcaaaaccctgattgagcccaaacttgaatccaattcaatttggctcatctttAGCCCAatgactcaatcaaa containing:
- the LOC103720549 gene encoding protein LIGHT-DEPENDENT SHORT HYPOCOTYLS 4-like; its protein translation is MLCAGAISRTSSSANSAAPYGGRPSRYESQKRRDWNTFGQYLLNHRPPLTLSRCSGAHVLEFLRYLDQFGKTKVHTIGCPFFGNPQPPAPCPCPLRQAWGSLDALIGRLRAAFEENGGQPEVNPFGSRAVRLYLREVRDSQAKARGIAYEKKRRKRASPPQQGHDLSLPAPATAAAIARPDLNSVSGGHPVHLHAHLTMPAGETGGRHELIMAVAEARSCSGMIPLSVLN